One genomic segment of bacterium includes these proteins:
- a CDS encoding PQQ-binding-like beta-propeller repeat protein, with amino-acid sequence MMRKYILLFLFIAFCSLPGLAQQYHVDLIINNDGDNVYGSLGSGAGGQASAEAGPGSMLQFTILLQNEDFMGDRFTLSWNTPTDWTVTINGNSSPFSTEFIPPNGSATYTLEVSIPLTASQGTTSIIIDAQSQNINRPDKVDSVRVDITVAPHLDLIIEGDGDNIYGSLGSGAGGSITRMVAPGDRISLGLVLQNEDANADSFRISWNTPQGWDITVEGNDSPWQPTPQVPAGGSANYYIQVEVPNDASVGSYEVIMDCQSLTNTEKVDSIKITFQVTNIQTDLVIDNDGDNIYDPSGGGQGGSSQRNGSPGVYVSFNITLQNESSTDANFQFSLSGFPPSTDWQVYINDGTDHQLYPPTGTWTTPTIPANGSADYTLKVFVPTSATAGTYSVKLLANSLEPVHDTQHGDSVTATINVITAKCDLLIENNGEDVYGALGTGAGGEATKEGAPGTSLQFQITLQNEDNEPDTFQITWNTPSGWSARLDGNSSPYTTPQIPGNGSATYTLQVDIPADAKGGTTSIIIDAQSQRLPDIKVDSVKANIVVPRVDLIIEGNGEDVYGAAGSGAGGTANKQADPGTTAAFAITLQNEDTTDEAFQISLASAPPGWTITLNDGANSHTLPWTTPTVPAGSSANYTLEVSVPAGTPAGVYNVILDAISTDPQKSYKVDSITAQVYVPGIVHADLIIDDNGDNIYGLLGTGEGGSKTVGAEGGAVLQFNIVLQNEDIPQFPGPSFDFFQFTATAPTGWIVSLDGNTLPWTPMFPIPRGGSANYTLQVSVPTGVQTGIYEVILNARDIDNATKVDSVKAVISIINPGDVWPMFHYEGTRTGRSRYQGSDSASLKWSYQTGGQVNSSPAIRRQQIEATDEETGETYTAWVDVIYVGSNDGYLYSLDWNGNLRWRWIADPNNPSQIVSSPAVDDQGNIYFGDSNGNFYCLKDNYTPMNPQPPTLSWQYSLGAPVQWSSPVFGKGVVVVSADNGNVYAFYPNGSLAWQYSTGVAVPPDAEILPSPAVAPDGTILIGAGDGNLHAINPDGTLKWIFATQGAAQTPPLPITTTPAIFWPSVLNPSQAPDPATYFIYVASRDGNIYELNPDGSQNWAYPIGSPINSSPAVWYPSSTPQNPPSPDDRIIIVGADNGNLYAIKSDGTLLWQATVSAGTPIISSPAIGANGLIYVGTKDNKVNAYWVQSGAQQWSFTAPQNEVISSPALGSDMTVYVGSKDNYLYAILTTIGGYAPLIEKYADRNQVLPNGTITYTIVVGNQGSIPLYDLWVYDPIDPHTTYVSVTPLPVSTAGNALLWYLPVLEPGQFLYLTLTVRVIPGTQIGTWIYNTAYLWDIPSNQTAVEVVMMPISPTLYITDSNFNPLPTSPLTAYKVDNSTETVNLLNQRYEWGDRVFLKVIYLPSDTTGVEFSLQNSLPAGYFNAVHQLTIEDDPDHPGYKRATGHIHLRPRSNTPTAAPFFPYGTPLGAEGTGWRARLEFLWSATARITIGGNAANRMLIYSQNAMGQRSHFIINNPIRVEIVGTTPAVNSELPSGNGNWVYNTQNPDMANPSHWIPAFFCDFGDVQHNQTSARITVRIYNDSKIELNHIRVESPDIKRMNGNITIIPHSLPDETDADYPDIPGSRVRAVTGDGVDLTQGDISIPAGQYRDIDIYVHIPIYQPPADGYVWDAQNGFWVPNPNPPLGYRTWNRDHQENASLIDRTFMLRIFWDNYRGQRNTGVCSFSSPYWGAPYVWDPNSGTPVNFQEEAYRNLVLRVVVPPTPSLTVDESVIDFGKLPHGTFPSAATPLPTKTFTVRNTGNINLLYLRADREHMISDSTDPSVFLSRTLILTNVDYNQFPAIYSTAGSPGMIRKAPPDSSQPTSAQFTTTLAFVPTAQPVGVYSSTLHIYEDLNNDLVLQRDPYTGTSIEPEAMSNPVLKVEVSEAIVAFHKPDLLAQVLQWPAIARMTTQTGLGDVYLALSRRDDANLNTWSLLMTKLIATPVVNAIPSVPSAEWPDIHIYDDLQNNRPNWDTNPATVVASSDNTLLFPPIGNPTGDPNTDPPIYIKHTEPSWFSDATGLHLFWRGWAFRQNSQVWDGRIFYSPDGITPYQIGADAGYKNSPRLTIIPANYTPTSTPWALLLWFSGSKGSWQIFYNSNPNAMDINSWQRDRRVSLPAEVSYAKDPFPLWRIMNVNGQPTPVLELIYAGFLNTRGNMEILLSRYPLNYNANTGSLTLSGQMLAFPRVYSEVLQRNETGTIYWSKHIYWLTTRDDPNLAPRIWANGREITGWRWDTDKQKWYVDDAQLGKIWMDTVAGVITFQQPFSGDVIAEYSPRVLCLTNSPLTDAQPFAVVESSINKLHPPVGDPGWQGQRDPRSPQTTYLNRDRIHLFWRRSHSPLAQGQVTLFHKAIRVRALSLIPPQSAYGSTAFMDAKGTIWVKVAGGAYEWYPMDPLTGIIYFAPEDEGRTITLLFNNQQVVPLLEEETVLNPERMVPIDNITNESQLSAYGNYLPGPYMDKIWLSWTSSKEVMASIYYETFSSPFWR; translated from the coding sequence ATGATGAGAAAATACATCTTATTATTCCTATTCATTGCCTTCTGTAGTTTACCTGGATTAGCCCAACAATATCATGTGGATTTGATAATAAATAATGACGGAGACAATGTCTATGGTTCACTTGGTTCAGGAGCAGGTGGACAAGCAAGCGCGGAGGCTGGTCCAGGTTCCATGCTGCAGTTCACAATCCTTCTGCAAAACGAGGACTTTATGGGGGATAGGTTCACTCTCAGCTGGAATACCCCAACTGACTGGACTGTTACAATAAATGGAAACAGTTCACCATTCTCAACGGAGTTTATCCCGCCAAATGGTTCGGCAACTTATACTTTGGAGGTTAGTATACCATTAACCGCCTCGCAAGGAACCACGAGCATAATCATTGACGCTCAATCGCAGAATATCAATAGACCAGATAAAGTGGATAGCGTGCGGGTGGATATCACGGTTGCGCCACATTTGGATTTAATCATAGAAGGCGATGGGGATAACATTTATGGTTCTCTTGGTTCAGGAGCCGGTGGAAGCATAACGAGGATGGTCGCTCCGGGCGATAGGATTTCCCTCGGTCTTGTCCTGCAAAATGAGGATGCAAATGCTGATTCCTTCCGCATTTCCTGGAACACTCCCCAGGGTTGGGATATTACGGTTGAGGGGAATGATTCCCCTTGGCAGCCCACCCCTCAAGTTCCCGCAGGTGGCTCGGCAAATTACTACATACAAGTGGAAGTTCCAAATGATGCCTCAGTTGGTAGCTATGAAGTTATAATGGATTGCCAATCTCTAACTAATACGGAGAAAGTAGATAGCATAAAAATAACTTTCCAAGTCACAAACATACAAACCGACCTTGTGATAGACAACGATGGAGATAACATATATGACCCCAGTGGTGGAGGGCAGGGAGGCTCTTCACAGAGGAATGGCTCGCCGGGAGTTTATGTCTCTTTCAACATAACTCTGCAAAATGAGTCATCAACCGATGCGAACTTCCAATTCTCACTTTCCGGCTTCCCGCCCAGCACTGATTGGCAAGTCTATATAAATGATGGAACAGACCATCAGCTTTATCCTCCTACTGGCACCTGGACTACGCCAACCATTCCCGCGAACGGCTCAGCAGACTATACATTGAAAGTCTTTGTGCCGACATCGGCAACCGCTGGCACTTATAGTGTCAAATTGCTTGCCAATTCATTAGAGCCTGTTCACGACACCCAACACGGCGATAGCGTGACAGCGACAATAAATGTCATAACCGCTAAATGCGACCTACTGATTGAAAATAACGGCGAGGATGTTTATGGAGCGCTGGGAACGGGAGCGGGCGGTGAGGCAACGAAGGAGGGTGCGCCAGGGACTTCCCTTCAGTTCCAGATAACACTGCAAAACGAGGATAACGAGCCCGATACATTCCAAATCACTTGGAATACGCCAAGCGGATGGTCAGCGAGATTGGACGGCAATAGCTCTCCCTATACTACACCTCAAATACCCGGCAATGGCTCAGCTACTTATACACTGCAAGTTGATATTCCCGCTGATGCGAAAGGTGGAACAACGAGCATAATAATAGATGCCCAATCACAGAGGCTACCAGATATAAAAGTTGATAGCGTGAAGGCAAATATCGTTGTTCCCCGTGTTGATTTGATAATAGAGGGTAATGGGGAAGATGTTTACGGGGCAGCCGGTTCCGGAGCAGGAGGGACGGCTAATAAACAAGCTGACCCGGGCACAACCGCTGCCTTCGCCATAACTTTGCAGAACGAGGATACTACGGACGAAGCTTTCCAGATATCGTTAGCCTCTGCTCCACCTGGCTGGACTATAACACTGAATGACGGAGCAAATTCACATACACTCCCTTGGACAACACCAACCGTTCCTGCGGGAAGTTCGGCTAATTATACACTAGAGGTCTCCGTTCCCGCGGGGACACCGGCAGGAGTTTACAATGTCATCCTGGATGCTATATCAACCGACCCTCAAAAAAGTTATAAGGTAGATAGCATAACCGCTCAGGTCTATGTTCCGGGAATAGTCCATGCAGACCTTATAATTGATGACAATGGGGATAATATCTATGGATTGCTCGGAACAGGGGAAGGTGGTAGCAAAACTGTAGGAGCTGAGGGAGGCGCAGTTCTTCAATTCAACATCGTTTTGCAAAACGAAGATATTCCTCAATTCCCGGGGCCTTCATTTGATTTCTTCCAATTCACCGCCACTGCGCCAACTGGGTGGATTGTAAGCCTTGATGGCAATACTTTGCCTTGGACTCCTATGTTTCCTATCCCAAGGGGAGGTTCTGCGAATTACACCCTTCAGGTCAGTGTCCCCACCGGGGTTCAAACAGGAATTTATGAAGTGATTTTGAATGCACGAGATATAGATAATGCAACGAAGGTTGATAGCGTTAAAGCGGTGATAAGCATTATCAATCCTGGCGATGTCTGGCCAATGTTCCATTACGAGGGAACAAGGACGGGAAGGAGCAGGTATCAGGGCTCCGATTCCGCCAGCCTCAAATGGTCTTACCAAACCGGTGGACAGGTAAATTCCTCCCCAGCGATTAGAAGGCAGCAGATAGAGGCAACCGATGAAGAGACGGGAGAAACATATACCGCCTGGGTGGATGTCATTTATGTTGGCTCAAACGATGGCTATCTCTATTCTTTAGATTGGAATGGCAATTTGAGATGGAGATGGATAGCTGACCCCAATAACCCCTCTCAAATAGTCTCCAGCCCCGCAGTTGACGACCAAGGGAACATTTACTTCGGCGATTCAAATGGAAACTTCTACTGCTTGAAGGATAATTATACCCCAATGAATCCTCAACCTCCTACTTTATCTTGGCAATACAGCTTGGGTGCTCCCGTGCAATGGTCTTCGCCAGTTTTCGGTAAGGGGGTAGTCGTTGTCTCAGCTGATAACGGCAATGTTTATGCCTTCTATCCAAATGGTAGCCTCGCTTGGCAATATTCAACCGGCGTAGCGGTCCCTCCAGATGCCGAGATACTTCCATCTCCCGCTGTCGCCCCCGATGGAACGATTTTGATAGGAGCAGGCGATGGAAATCTCCACGCCATCAATCCCGATGGGACGCTGAAATGGATATTCGCTACTCAAGGTGCAGCTCAGACTCCTCCTCTGCCAATCACGACAACTCCCGCCATCTTCTGGCCAAGCGTCCTCAATCCTTCCCAAGCTCCCGACCCAGCAACTTACTTCATCTATGTTGCTTCCCGGGACGGAAATATCTACGAGCTTAATCCAGATGGGTCGCAGAATTGGGCTTATCCCATAGGAAGCCCTATAAATTCTTCGCCCGCAGTTTGGTATCCTTCGTCAACTCCCCAAAATCCTCCTTCTCCTGATGACCGCATAATAATAGTGGGTGCCGACAACGGAAATCTGTATGCGATAAAGAGCGACGGGACTCTCCTTTGGCAAGCAACTGTCTCAGCGGGAACGCCGATAATCTCCTCACCCGCGATAGGTGCTAATGGTTTAATCTATGTGGGGACGAAGGACAACAAAGTCAACGCCTATTGGGTGCAGAGCGGAGCACAGCAATGGTCATTCACCGCTCCTCAAAACGAGGTAATTTCCTCCCCAGCGCTAGGCTCAGATATGACGGTATATGTTGGTTCCAAAGATAACTATCTATATGCCATATTAACAACGATTGGCGGTTATGCTCCCCTTATAGAAAAATATGCCGATAGAAACCAAGTTTTGCCTAATGGGACGATAACTTATACAATCGTGGTTGGCAATCAAGGCTCAATTCCCCTTTACGACCTTTGGGTCTATGACCCAATTGACCCCCACACAACCTATGTAAGCGTTACACCTCTCCCCGTATCTACTGCTGGCAATGCGCTTCTCTGGTATCTCCCCGTTTTAGAACCAGGGCAATTCCTCTATCTTACCTTAACTGTGAGGGTCATTCCAGGAACTCAAATAGGGACTTGGATTTATAACACTGCCTATCTATGGGATATACCGAGCAATCAGACTGCGGTTGAGGTCGTAATGATGCCAATAAGCCCGACCCTATATATTACGGATTCCAACTTCAATCCTTTGCCCACCTCCCCCTTAACCGCTTATAAGGTGGATAACTCTACCGAGACGGTGAATTTGCTTAATCAGCGCTATGAATGGGGAGACAGGGTTTTCTTGAAGGTCATCTATCTTCCATCTGATACAACTGGCGTTGAATTTTCCCTTCAAAATAGCCTCCCCGCTGGCTACTTCAATGCTGTTCACCAGCTTACCATAGAGGACGACCCAGACCATCCCGGCTATAAGCGAGCAACAGGGCATATACATTTGAGACCGAGGAGTAATACCCCCACAGCGGCGCCTTTCTTCCCCTATGGAACTCCGCTCGGCGCTGAAGGGACAGGATGGAGAGCAAGGCTTGAATTTCTCTGGTCAGCCACAGCGAGAATTACAATTGGAGGGAATGCCGCTAACAGGATGTTGATATACTCTCAAAATGCTATGGGGCAAAGGTCTCACTTCATAATAAATAATCCTATAAGGGTGGAAATTGTAGGAACAACACCAGCAGTTAATTCCGAATTGCCATCCGGAAATGGCAACTGGGTTTATAATACACAGAATCCTGATATGGCTAATCCGAGCCACTGGATACCAGCCTTCTTCTGCGATTTCGGCGATGTCCAGCATAATCAAACATCCGCGCGCATCACCGTTCGCATCTACAATGATTCCAAGATAGAGCTAAATCATATCCGTGTTGAATCGCCCGATATAAAGAGGATGAATGGGAATATAACGATTATTCCACATTCCCTTCCCGATGAGACGGACGCAGATTATCCGGATATCCCGGGAAGCAGGGTGAGAGCGGTAACGGGAGACGGAGTTGACCTCACGCAGGGCGATATCAGCATTCCCGCTGGGCAATATCGTGATATTGATATCTATGTCCATATACCGATTTATCAACCTCCCGCTGACGGCTATGTCTGGGACGCCCAAAACGGATTTTGGGTCCCCAATCCCAACCCACCCCTTGGCTACCGCACATGGAACCGAGACCATCAAGAAAACGCCAGTCTTATAGATAGAACATTTATGTTGAGAATTTTCTGGGATAATTACCGCGGTCAAAGGAACACAGGCGTCTGCAGCTTCTCAAGCCCATATTGGGGAGCTCCCTATGTGTGGGACCCCAACTCAGGAACACCCGTAAACTTCCAAGAAGAAGCTTATAGGAATCTAGTCCTGAGAGTCGTCGTTCCTCCAACCCCAAGCCTAACAGTTGATGAATCGGTGATAGATTTCGGCAAGCTTCCTCACGGAACTTTCCCCAGTGCTGCAACTCCCCTTCCCACTAAAACCTTCACTGTTCGCAATACGGGAAATATCAATCTCCTCTATCTAAGAGCCGATAGGGAGCATATGATAAGCGATAGCACCGACCCCTCCGTCTTCCTCTCCCGTACTTTAATTCTCACGAATGTAGATTACAATCAATTCCCCGCAATCTACAGCACAGCGGGAAGCCCCGGAATGATCAGAAAAGCTCCTCCCGATTCCTCTCAACCCACTTCCGCTCAATTCACAACCACCCTTGCCTTCGTTCCCACTGCTCAGCCTGTCGGCGTTTACTCCTCCACTCTTCACATCTACGAGGATTTGAACAACGACCTCGTGCTACAGAGAGACCCTTATACTGGGACATCTATTGAGCCCGAGGCAATGAGCAATCCCGTCTTGAAGGTAGAGGTTTCTGAAGCCATCGTTGCCTTCCACAAACCTGACCTATTGGCACAAGTCCTTCAATGGCCAGCAATAGCACGGATGACCACGCAAACCGGTCTTGGCGATGTTTACCTCGCCCTTTCCCGCAGAGATGATGCAAACCTCAATACTTGGAGCCTATTGATGACCAAGCTAATCGCAACGCCGGTTGTAAACGCGATTCCATCGGTTCCGTCAGCTGAATGGCCCGATATCCACATATACGATGATTTGCAGAATAACCGCCCCAATTGGGATACTAACCCAGCCACAGTTGTTGCGAGCTCCGACAACACACTGCTCTTCCCCCCTATCGGCAATCCCACTGGCGACCCCAACACAGACCCACCCATTTACATCAAGCATACTGAGCCTTCGTGGTTCAGCGATGCGACCGGATTGCATCTCTTCTGGCGAGGATGGGCTTTCCGCCAAAACAGCCAAGTCTGGGATGGCAGAATCTTCTATTCGCCCGATGGCATCACTCCATATCAGATTGGCGCCGACGCTGGCTATAAGAATTCACCTCGCCTCACGATAATACCCGCTAATTATACTCCAACTTCAACCCCTTGGGCGCTTCTCCTCTGGTTCTCAGGTAGTAAAGGCAGCTGGCAAATCTTCTACAACAGCAATCCCAACGCAATGGATATTAACTCCTGGCAGAGGGATAGGAGAGTTAGCCTTCCCGCTGAGGTATCATACGCAAAGGACCCCTTCCCTCTCTGGCGAATTATGAATGTTAACGGTCAACCAACTCCAGTTTTGGAGCTCATCTATGCTGGCTTCCTAAACACAAGAGGGAATATGGAGATTCTCCTCTCTCGCTATCCCTTGAACTATAATGCTAATACAGGTTCTCTCACCTTATCTGGGCAGATGCTTGCTTTCCCGAGAGTTTATAGCGAAGTTCTTCAGAGGAACGAGACAGGAACGATTTATTGGTCAAAGCATATCTACTGGCTCACAACAAGAGATGACCCCAATTTAGCACCTCGCATTTGGGCAAATGGAAGAGAGATAACGGGTTGGCGATGGGATACCGATAAGCAGAAATGGTATGTTGATGATGCTCAGCTCGGAAAGATTTGGATGGATACCGTCGCCGGCGTAATAACATTCCAGCAGCCCTTCTCTGGAGATGTAATTGCTGAATACAGTCCTCGCGTTCTCTGTCTCACAAACTCCCCTCTAACCGACGCTCAGCCGTTCGCTGTCGTTGAGAGCTCCATAAATAAGCTTCATCCACCCGTTGGAGACCCCGGTTGGCAAGGTCAAAGAGACCCCCGTAGTCCTCAAACGACATACCTAAACAGGGATAGAATCCATCTCTTCTGGCGGAGAAGTCATTCTCCCTTAGCACAAGGACAGGTCACTCTCTTCCACAAAGCGATAAGGGTGAGGGCTCTCTCGCTTATTCCTCCTCAGAGTGCATACGGTTCAACCGCATTTATGGATGCAAAGGGGACGATTTGGGTTAAGGTGGCGGGAGGCGCCTATGAGTGGTATCCTATGGACCCCTTAACAGGGATAATTTACTTCGCTCCTGAGGATGAGGGGAGGACGATAACGCTTCTCTTCAATAATCAGCAGGTTGTGCCTCTTCTGGAGGAGGAGACTGTTCTCAATCCGGAGAGGATGGTGCCGATAGATAACATCACAAACGAGAGCCAGCTATCGGCGTATGGGAATTATCTACCTGGTCCATATATGGATAAGATATGGCTTTCTTGGACATCGTCTAAGGAGGTAATGGCGTCAATCTATTACGAGACCTTCTCCTCTCCCTTCTGGAGATAA